A window of Onychostoma macrolepis isolate SWU-2019 chromosome 01, ASM1243209v1, whole genome shotgun sequence contains these coding sequences:
- the poglut1 gene encoding protein O-glucosyltransferase 1 — MELPWLLMPSFILLLNGVELCLSDHAKRWQSFIRKITEATNNYQPCSQENCSCHLSVLKDDLRPFKNGISEGLMADTVHRGVGTHYQIIGNKLYREQSCMFPARCSGVEHFILKVVNRLPDLEVVINVRDYPQVPGWVQPVLPVLSFSKTADYQDIMYPAWTFWEGGPAVWPIYPTGLGRWDLMRDDLKKSAARWPWKKKNPKGFFRGSRTSSERDPLILLSREAPDLVDAEYTKNQAWKSEKDTLGRPPAKEIPLVDHCEYKYLFNFRGVAASFRLKHLFLCGSLVFHVGEDWLEFFYPQLKPWVHYIPVKQDLSDLRELLQFVKENDAVTEEIAIRGQNFILNHLRMEDVSCYWERLLTDFSKLLKYKPKRKSNYNQIIHRASRSEL; from the exons ATGGAGCTGCCATGGCTGCTCATGCCGTCTTTTATTCTTTTGCTGAATGGAGTTGAATTGTGTCTTTCAGATCACG CCAAACGCTGGCAGTCATTCATCAGGAAGATCACAGAAGCCACAAATAATTACCAGCCGTGCAGTCAGGAGAATTGCAGCTGTCATCTCAG TGTCCTGAAAGATGACCTTAGGCCATTTAAAAATGGCATATCTGAGGGGTTAATGGCAGACACAGTCCACAGAGGTGTTGGTACGCACTACCAGATCATCGGGAACAAGTTGTACAGAGAACAAAGCTGCATGTTTCCAGCAAG ATGCAGTGGTGTCGAGCACTTCATCCTAAAAGTGGTTAACCGGTTGCCAGATTTGGAGGTGGTGATTAATGTGCGTGACTATCCACAGGTTCCTGGATGGGTTCAGCCGGTCTTGCCTGTACTTTCTTTCAGTAAG ACGGCAGACTACCAGGACATCATGTATCCTGCATGGACGTTTTGGGAGGGAGGTCCTGCTGTATGGCCCATTTACCCCACTGGACTGGGCCGATGGGATCTCATGAGGGATGACCTGAAAAA ATCAGCTGCTCGGTGGccctggaagaaaaaaaatccaaaaggaTTCTTTAGAGGCTCTAG GACCAGTTCAGAAAGGGACCCTCTGATCCTTCTCTCAAGAGAAGCCCCTGACCTTGTGGATGCCGAGTACACCAAGAACCAGGCCTGGAAGTCAGAGAAG GACACTCTGGGTAGACCCCCAGCCAAAGAAATCCCTCTAGTTGACCACTGTGAATACAA ATACCTTTTTAACTTCAGAGGTGTAGCTGCTAGCTTCCGTTTGAAGCATCTGTTCCTGTGTGGATCGCTGGTTTTTCACGTCGGCGAGGACTGGCTTGAGTTCTTCTACCCTCAGCTCAAGCCCTGGGTTCACTACATTCCTGTCAAACAGGACTTGTCTGATCTGAG AGAGCTGCTTCAGTTTGTAAAAGAAAATGATGCTGTTACAGAAGAAATTGCTATAAG GGGCCAGAACTTTATTCTGAATCATCTCCGTATGGAGGATGTGTCTTGTTACTGGGAGAGGCTCCTCACCGACTTCAGCAAGCTGCTCAAATACAAACCCAAGAGAAAATCTAATTACAATCAGATCATCCACAGAGCCAGCAGATCTGAACTCTGA